The Paraflavitalea devenefica genome contains a region encoding:
- a CDS encoding fibronectin type III domain-containing protein gives MKKWITGFVLISGMITMVQAQVNPTVKAPEKPKAPEQSKAPAPQNIQGIRMLADGRGDTIELRWAPSTPFLWQMGNKYGYILERFVLKEDSTMVPATARKRKLLTPTPLMPASKARFDSIELTDDRAAIVKEAIYGDEFKLETSIKGGTGILHKSQELDNRFGFSLLICDISPVSAKAAALSFTDTDVKPGNRYIYRIKLGKAIPNFNYEPGIIVIDAKENFKANIISDLNGTFSDKSAILKWSVFLHEGVYSAYIIEKSEDGQHFKNISSEPLITTSEKKNQEYAYYVDSLADNTRQYYYRIRGITPFGVTGPPSNIFAGKGKEEMTTLTIVDSTTVLRNEKVRLSWHLDNPMNQAIKGFYVLRASKDEGPYKELNATLLPKDVFTFTDPSPGRSNYYRVKTVLANDDISLSFSHLALLIDSVPPVLPSDLAGTIDSLGIVRIKWTSNKEEDLLGYRVFRSNNQQEEFVEVTRNILARPAFKDTVNINTLTSKVYYKVIAIDQNFNASAYSAALALKRPDTIPPAPPVFGQIRRVDTTIRLAFISGHADDLAKQVLYRQPRSSDSSTKLAEWTAGKEPSEFTDRQGLHNGEVYIYRLEAHDSTGNIAKALSGEVFYETGIRKPIDQVTAKAEREKRLIALQWKYPETGIRKMIIYRNKQGEPATIYQTLNENPGNFEDKELTINNTYIYKIQAVFNGGAKSPVSKDIVVKY, from the coding sequence ATGAAAAAATGGATAACAGGTTTTGTACTGATCAGCGGAATGATTACGATGGTACAGGCGCAGGTAAATCCAACAGTCAAGGCTCCGGAAAAGCCAAAAGCACCGGAACAATCCAAGGCCCCGGCCCCACAAAATATACAGGGTATCCGGATGCTAGCTGATGGAAGAGGCGACACCATTGAACTAAGGTGGGCTCCCTCTACTCCCTTTCTATGGCAAATGGGCAATAAGTATGGCTATATACTGGAAAGGTTTGTACTGAAAGAAGACAGTACGATGGTGCCGGCCACTGCCAGGAAACGAAAGCTGCTCACTCCTACCCCCTTAATGCCGGCCAGCAAAGCCCGGTTCGACTCCATCGAATTGACAGATGACCGTGCCGCTATTGTTAAAGAGGCGATCTATGGCGATGAGTTCAAACTGGAAACTTCCATTAAAGGAGGTACCGGTATCCTGCACAAAAGCCAGGAACTGGACAACAGGTTTGGCTTCTCTTTATTAATCTGCGATATCTCCCCGGTATCGGCCAAAGCAGCCGCCCTTTCCTTTACTGATACAGATGTAAAACCAGGCAACCGCTATATCTATCGCATAAAGCTGGGGAAAGCTATTCCTAACTTCAATTACGAGCCGGGCATTATTGTAATAGATGCAAAAGAAAACTTCAAAGCCAATATTATCAGCGATCTGAATGGCACCTTCTCCGATAAGTCCGCTATCCTCAAATGGTCGGTATTCCTGCATGAGGGCGTTTACTCAGCTTATATCATTGAAAAGTCGGAAGATGGTCAGCATTTTAAAAACATTTCTTCCGAACCATTGATCACTACTTCCGAAAAGAAAAACCAGGAATACGCTTATTATGTCGACTCCCTGGCCGATAATACCCGGCAATACTATTACCGCATCAGGGGTATCACACCCTTTGGTGTAACCGGGCCTCCTTCCAATATATTTGCCGGCAAGGGCAAGGAGGAAATGACCACGCTCACCATTGTGGACAGCACCACCGTGCTCAGGAACGAAAAAGTGCGGTTGAGCTGGCACCTTGATAATCCCATGAACCAGGCGATAAAGGGTTTTTATGTGCTGCGGGCTTCAAAAGATGAAGGCCCCTACAAGGAACTGAATGCTACTTTGCTGCCCAAAGATGTTTTCACTTTTACCGATCCGTCTCCGGGACGCAGTAATTATTACCGTGTAAAAACCGTTTTGGCCAATGACGACATCTCCTTGTCTTTTTCACACCTCGCGTTGTTGATAGACAGCGTGCCGCCGGTACTGCCTTCAGACCTGGCAGGGACCATTGATTCATTGGGCATCGTACGTATAAAATGGACCAGTAATAAGGAAGAAGACCTGTTGGGCTACCGGGTATTCCGTTCCAACAACCAGCAGGAAGAATTTGTAGAAGTAACCAGGAATATCCTGGCCAGGCCAGCTTTTAAGGATACGGTGAACATCAACACCCTTACTTCAAAAGTATATTACAAAGTAATAGCCATTGATCAGAACTTCAACGCTTCCGCTTATTCAGCCGCGCTTGCATTGAAAAGGCCGGATACCATTCCGCCTGCGCCTCCTGTATTTGGACAGATCAGGAGAGTGGATACCACCATCCGCCTCGCCTTCATTTCAGGCCATGCCGATGACCTGGCCAAACAGGTGCTTTATCGCCAGCCCAGATCTTCTGATAGTTCAACAAAACTGGCGGAATGGACTGCGGGCAAAGAACCATCTGAATTCACAGACCGTCAGGGCCTGCACAACGGGGAGGTATATATTTATCGACTTGAAGCACACGACAGCACCGGCAATATAGCCAAAGCCCTATCCGGAGAAGTATTTTATGAAACCGGCATCAGGAAACCCATTGACCAGGTAACAGCCAAAGCAGAAAGAGAAAAACGCCTCATTGCCCTTCAATGGAAATATCCCGAAACAGGTATCCGTAAAATGATCATTTATCGCAACAAACAGGGCGAGCCTGCCACTATTTACCAGACATTAAATGAAAATCCGGGCAATTTTGAAGACAAAGAGCTAACCATCAACAACACTTATATCTATAAAATACAGGCTGTTTTTAATGGCGGCGCCAAATCGCCCGTCAGCAAAGATATTGTAGTAAAATATTAA
- a CDS encoding PKD domain-containing protein, protein MPKPYTYALLLIVIPSIVFSQDFSNKGRDFWVGYGNHVKMTAVNQANAQEMVLYITSSQNANFKIEIPGTGWSWSGSVMANAVITSPPIPKSGPHDARLVNEGLYKRGIHITSDRAVVAYAHIYNQNVSGATLLFPTNILGIDYYSVNYTQRSNEPGSYSFFYVVATEDDTQVEIIPSKTTRGGRAAGAPFLVTLMKGEIYNVLADEDLTGSKIRSVSGGTTGCKKIAVFSGSGKIFIACSNNQNSADNLMQQAFPAAAWGKKYLTGPTQGMPNNFYRIAVSDPATQVTVNGIPLTGLQGNFYYEYTSGTPDIIEASQPVMVAQYMTTQQECGNNLIGMNGDPEMIYVSPVEQTISNITLNSTPNYQISSHFINVIIRSGSVNSFRLDGAGQAAQFTPHPVDPAYSIARLPVTGGPHRLSADTGFSAIAYGYGNLESYGYNAGANVIDLYQYLTVTNSNASTHSPAACSQLPFSIALTLPYQPARLVWDIPLNPTVTDNAPAYSQTFTRNGKQLYVYNLSGSYVYNSPGVYSLKVTVDNPTGQGCSGQQEIEYDFEVYDKPVANFNAVNPCSETAAGFVDVSNLDDRTATKWFWDFGDNTIDSVQHPNHIYPLPGNYNVRMAVMSDIGCVSDTVTKTILIKQAPVARFGASGNYCTGDRILIADSSLLYNALPLKEWRWDFGDGTPAITHVTAPAPFTHVYTTPGTYTVKLTVRSIEDCYSVAFEQVVIIHALPTAGFLLPARVCLPDGAATFTDQSTNPSTAGALSYKWYFDDPHASPGNPDSAMVQHPVHIFSAQGSYAIRLLVTTPEGCKGEAMQVFSSVYAQAAADFTITKTDSCAGAGIHFTDQSDGRGRNITGAHWDFGDGNTGNLLQADHIFTIADTFEVAHFIVTAEGCHSDTVSRPVIIHALPVAGFTPVQPSCAGRAVQFADASTISGDALVKWTWDFGDHTAPVVTAGAATYTYAQTGDYPVTLQVETDKGCKSAIFSAMVPVHPIPAVQFQLPEACLLDPFAGFTDQSTIADHSEAQFVYAWHFGDPTAPGNTNFSAAQHGQHRYTAAGNYPVRLRVTSKDGCADSVTQNFVLNGATPVADFIIEQGSSACNDSTIRIVNHSSVDFGMITRLEICWDVANTPAQVVTDETPVPGKVYEYVYPALVGVASEVKQVRMRAWSGSLCVHEVIKTFTLHATPRLEFLPVPGQCVDGAPLFITQAREVNGLPGTGTFSGPGINAAHQFDPALAGTGIHTLRYSFIADGGCRSEKEQTVTVWALPQASFTVPGSTCEEGPVEFRAVGSAAGQTITEWTWDFGDQSPVVTTNITPASHTFAAAGQYPVSLRAVTDRGCRSTVVTAQLVIDPLPVVDFRIPVICLPLGKSTFTDLSSLPGSTAPVFSYHWNFGDPASGTANYSNQQHPTHFYQGLGPYTVQLTVTSEKGCAASAGRQVTDIVNSPVAGFDSPAEACTGSLLLFKDKSRDAAWPIIAWNWQVNHVALNKQDIDYAFAGEGTQLIALTVTNSKGCSSEPVTRQVTIYGYPRVEAGPDLTILEGESAMINARAQGSSLHYRWTPSFYLTNDTLLTPVIKPTHDITYRLTVTGKAGCTAYDEVKVTVRKLPVVPNTFTPNGDGINDVWHIEYLESYPGNTVEIYNRYGQLVFRSAGYHQPWDGKQNGQPLPIGTYYYIIDPKEGRKKMTGSVTILR, encoded by the coding sequence ATGCCGAAACCTTATACCTATGCACTACTATTGATAGTGATACCATCAATAGTTTTTTCCCAGGATTTCTCGAATAAAGGGAGAGACTTTTGGGTAGGTTATGGCAATCACGTTAAAATGACTGCTGTTAATCAGGCCAATGCGCAGGAGATGGTGCTCTACATCACTTCTTCCCAAAATGCCAATTTTAAGATTGAAATACCAGGTACAGGCTGGTCCTGGTCGGGCAGTGTGATGGCCAATGCGGTAATTACCAGCCCGCCGATCCCCAAGTCGGGCCCGCATGATGCACGGTTGGTCAATGAAGGGCTGTATAAACGTGGCATCCATATTACCAGCGACAGGGCGGTAGTAGCTTATGCGCATATTTATAACCAAAATGTTTCGGGCGCCACCTTACTTTTCCCTACCAATATATTAGGCATTGATTATTACTCGGTCAATTATACGCAACGGTCAAATGAGCCGGGTTCCTATTCTTTCTTTTATGTAGTGGCTACTGAAGATGATACGCAGGTGGAGATCATTCCTTCCAAAACCACCCGCGGCGGCAGGGCTGCCGGGGCGCCTTTCCTGGTGACACTGATGAAGGGGGAGATCTATAATGTCCTTGCTGATGAAGACCTTACCGGCTCGAAGATACGGTCGGTAAGCGGCGGTACTACGGGGTGTAAGAAGATCGCTGTCTTTTCCGGATCGGGTAAGATCTTTATTGCCTGCAGCAACAACCAGAACAGCGCGGATAACCTTATGCAACAGGCTTTTCCTGCGGCTGCATGGGGTAAAAAATACCTTACGGGGCCCACGCAGGGCATGCCCAATAATTTTTACCGCATTGCTGTCAGTGACCCGGCCACGCAAGTGACTGTCAACGGCATACCGCTCACAGGGCTGCAGGGCAATTTCTATTATGAGTATACTTCCGGCACCCCCGATATTATAGAAGCCTCACAACCTGTAATGGTGGCACAGTATATGACCACCCAGCAGGAGTGTGGCAATAACCTGATCGGCATGAATGGTGATCCTGAAATGATCTATGTAAGCCCGGTGGAACAAACGATCAGCAATATCACCCTTAATTCTACCCCCAATTACCAGATCTCCTCCCATTTTATCAATGTGATTATCAGATCCGGTTCGGTGAATAGCTTCAGGCTGGATGGCGCAGGACAGGCAGCGCAGTTTACACCACACCCGGTTGATCCTGCTTATTCCATTGCCCGCTTACCTGTTACGGGTGGGCCGCACCGGTTAAGCGCCGACACCGGGTTTAGCGCTATCGCCTATGGTTATGGCAATCTTGAATCCTATGGTTATAACGCAGGGGCCAATGTGATTGATTTATATCAATACCTCACCGTCACCAACAGCAACGCCAGTACCCATTCGCCGGCAGCCTGCAGCCAGCTTCCCTTTTCCATTGCCCTCACGCTGCCTTACCAACCTGCCCGGCTGGTATGGGATATACCCCTGAACCCTACAGTAACAGACAATGCGCCTGCTTACTCCCAAACTTTCACCAGGAATGGCAAACAGTTGTATGTATATAACCTGTCCGGTAGTTATGTTTATAATTCACCGGGCGTCTACTCCCTGAAGGTCACTGTTGATAATCCAACAGGGCAGGGATGCTCAGGGCAACAGGAGATAGAATATGATTTTGAAGTGTACGATAAACCTGTGGCCAATTTCAATGCTGTCAACCCCTGCTCGGAAACGGCTGCCGGCTTTGTGGATGTGTCGAACCTGGATGACCGGACTGCCACGAAGTGGTTCTGGGATTTTGGGGATAATACGATTGATTCGGTTCAGCATCCTAATCACATTTACCCGTTGCCCGGTAACTATAATGTACGTATGGCTGTCATGAGCGATATCGGGTGTGTGTCGGATACGGTAACAAAGACAATACTCATCAAACAAGCGCCGGTAGCCCGGTTTGGCGCCTCCGGGAATTATTGTACCGGTGACCGCATCCTTATTGCTGACTCTTCTCTTTTGTACAATGCACTGCCCTTAAAAGAATGGCGCTGGGATTTTGGCGATGGCACGCCGGCCATAACGCATGTTACAGCGCCCGCGCCTTTCACACATGTTTATACAACCCCGGGTACTTATACGGTAAAGCTCACGGTAAGATCGATAGAAGATTGTTACAGCGTAGCTTTTGAACAGGTGGTCATTATTCATGCGCTGCCAACTGCCGGCTTTCTCCTGCCGGCCAGGGTTTGTTTGCCCGATGGCGCGGCCACCTTTACAGACCAGTCAACCAATCCATCCACGGCAGGCGCCCTTTCGTATAAATGGTATTTTGATGATCCCCATGCCAGTCCCGGTAATCCTGATTCGGCCATGGTGCAACATCCTGTTCATATTTTCTCAGCACAGGGTTCTTATGCTATCCGGCTGCTGGTGACTACGCCGGAAGGATGTAAAGGTGAAGCAATGCAGGTATTTTCATCTGTGTATGCGCAGGCCGCTGCAGACTTTACCATTACCAAAACTGATAGCTGCGCCGGCGCCGGCATTCATTTTACCGATCAGTCGGACGGCCGGGGAAGGAATATCACGGGGGCGCACTGGGATTTTGGCGATGGCAATACAGGTAATCTTTTGCAAGCGGACCATATTTTTACCATTGCCGATACTTTTGAAGTAGCGCATTTTATTGTTACTGCAGAGGGATGTCACAGCGATACCGTGAGCCGGCCCGTTATTATCCATGCATTGCCGGTAGCCGGGTTCACCCCTGTACAGCCATCTTGTGCAGGCAGGGCTGTGCAGTTTGCTGATGCCTCGACGATCTCCGGCGATGCCCTGGTAAAATGGACCTGGGATTTTGGCGATCATACCGCGCCGGTGGTTACTGCAGGTGCAGCTACTTATACCTATGCGCAGACTGGCGATTACCCGGTGACCCTGCAGGTGGAAACAGATAAAGGCTGCAAGAGCGCTATTTTTTCGGCGATGGTACCGGTCCATCCCATTCCTGCCGTTCAGTTCCAATTGCCGGAGGCCTGCCTGCTGGACCCCTTTGCGGGTTTTACCGATCAGAGTACCATTGCTGATCATTCAGAAGCGCAATTTGTGTATGCCTGGCACTTTGGCGATCCTACTGCGCCTGGCAATACCAATTTTTCTGCTGCCCAACATGGACAGCACCGGTATACGGCTGCCGGTAATTACCCCGTTCGCCTGAGGGTTACTTCAAAGGATGGTTGCGCAGACAGTGTTACACAAAATTTTGTATTGAATGGCGCTACACCGGTAGCTGATTTTATCATAGAACAGGGTAGTAGTGCCTGCAATGACAGCACCATTCGTATCGTGAATCATTCATCGGTGGATTTTGGAATGATCACGCGGCTGGAGATCTGCTGGGATGTGGCCAATACACCTGCGCAGGTAGTAACGGATGAAACGCCGGTGCCGGGCAAGGTATATGAATACGTTTACCCTGCGCTGGTGGGTGTGGCCAGTGAAGTAAAGCAAGTGAGGATGCGGGCTTGGTCGGGAAGCCTGTGTGTACACGAGGTAATAAAGACGTTTACCTTGCATGCCACGCCCCGGCTTGAATTCCTGCCGGTGCCCGGTCAATGTGTGGATGGGGCTCCACTGTTTATTACACAGGCGCGGGAGGTCAATGGCTTACCAGGCACAGGCACTTTCAGCGGTCCGGGCATCAATGCTGCCCATCAATTCGACCCCGCTTTAGCGGGAACGGGTATTCATACGCTGCGATACAGTTTTATTGCTGACGGTGGTTGCCGGAGTGAAAAAGAACAAACCGTTACGGTATGGGCATTGCCACAAGCTTCTTTTACGGTACCAGGTTCCACCTGCGAGGAAGGACCTGTTGAGTTCAGGGCAGTGGGAAGCGCTGCCGGGCAAACGATCACTGAGTGGACCTGGGATTTTGGTGATCAGTCGCCCGTAGTGACTACCAATATTACTCCGGCGTCACATACCTTTGCCGCCGCCGGCCAATACCCGGTGTCCTTGCGTGCAGTGACCGACCGCGGCTGCAGGAGTACTGTAGTGACTGCGCAGCTTGTCATTGATCCACTGCCGGTGGTCGATTTCCGTATACCTGTTATTTGCCTGCCATTGGGAAAAAGCACATTTACCGATCTTTCTTCATTGCCCGGCAGTACAGCGCCTGTATTTAGTTATCACTGGAATTTTGGTGATCCGGCTTCCGGGACTGCCAATTATTCCAACCAACAACACCCCACCCATTTTTACCAGGGCCTGGGCCCTTATACCGTGCAATTAACGGTGACCTCTGAAAAAGGTTGTGCAGCTTCGGCCGGCCGGCAGGTGACCGACATCGTGAACAGTCCGGTGGCCGGTTTCGATTCTCCGGCAGAAGCCTGTACCGGCAGCCTGCTGTTGTTCAAAGATAAAAGCAGGGATGCCGCCTGGCCCATTATTGCCTGGAACTGGCAGGTGAACCACGTTGCGCTGAACAAGCAGGATATTGATTATGCTTTTGCCGGCGAAGGAACGCAATTGATAGCGCTTACTGTAACCAATAGTAAAGGATGCAGCAGCGAGCCGGTGACCAGGCAGGTAACTATTTATGGTTATCCCCGGGTAGAGGCAGGTCCGGATCTTACTATCCTGGAAGGAGAAAGCGCTATGATAAATGCCCGGGCGCAGGGCAGCAGCCTGCATTACCGGTGGACGCCATCGTTCTATTTGACGAATGATACTTTGCTGACACCGGTTATAAAACCCACCCATGATATAACTTACCGGCTTACGGTAACCGGCAAAGCCGGCTGTACAGCATATGATGAGGTGAAGGTAACGGTGCGGAAACTTCCGGTAGTGCCCAATACCTTCACACCGAATGGTGATGGGATCAATGATGTATGGCATATCGAATACCTGGAAAGTTACCCGGGCAACACAGTAGAAATATATAACAGGTACGGGCAACTCGTATTCCGGTCGGCGGGCTATCACCAACCCTGGGATGGAAAACAAAATGGCCAACCCTTACCCATTGGTACTTATTATTACATCATTGATCCAAAAGAAGGTCGTAAAAAGATGACAGGTTCTGTTACCATTTTACGATAA